The following proteins are co-located in the Macadamia integrifolia cultivar HAES 741 unplaced genomic scaffold, SCU_Mint_v3 scaffold_190A, whole genome shotgun sequence genome:
- the LOC122071162 gene encoding CRIB domain-containing protein RIC4-like, which produces MRDRMKRNVVLPFSIGCVSESSVAVGANHTKKPKLEAIPSIARGQEGESISGDKMKNLLLALPKPNISAGLQRLIKSFKSFSHHILVYKDEVEEMDIHEMEIGFPTDVKHVTHIGWDGSETTNPLKGWDNLKAPEMISLPNLSLRQFELAMAAQADESLLARSSVVS; this is translated from the exons ATGAGAGATCGGATGAAGAGAAACGTTGTTCTTCCCTTCTCCATCGGCTGTGTCTCCGAATCAAGCGTCGCTGTAGGTGCAAACCACACTAAGAAACCAAAACTAGAAGCAATTCCATCTATAGCAa GAGGACAAGAAGGAGAGAGCATATCTGGTgacaaaatgaagaacttgctACTGGCTCTTCCAAAGCCTAACATCTCAGCCGGGTTACAGAGGTTGATAAAGAGTTTCAAGAGCTTCTCTCATCATATATTAG TGTACAAAGATGAGGTTGAAGAGATGGATATTCATGAGATGGAGATAGGGTTTCCCACAGATGTGAAGCATGTGACACATATAGGATGGGATGGTTCTGAAACCACCAACCCCTTGAAGGGTTGGGATAACCTCAAAGCTCCTGAAATGATCTCCCTCCCTAATCTCTCTCTAAGGCAGTTTGAACTAGCCATGGCTGCACAGGCAGATGAATCTCTTCTTGCTCGTTCTTCTGTGGTTTCTTAA